The following proteins are encoded in a genomic region of Channa argus isolate prfri chromosome 3, Channa argus male v1.0, whole genome shotgun sequence:
- the LOC137124253 gene encoding endonuclease V-like isoform X4, which produces MVTLTAPYIAGFLAFRETPFLLEALQRLERNQPTLMPQVVFVDGNGLFHYREFGLACHLGVLSALPCVGVAKNLLQVQGVYKSEEHQSQIAALQKGGDCFPLTAASGKVLGKALRSSDKSSKPVYVSVGHKISLDTAVRLTHSCCHYRVPEPIRQYTANQLKENLSWRKDRVRNKGIGDQMNQKLNSSAARQSAVLFGRENAAHHLCNSILL; this is translated from the exons ATGGTGACCCTGACGGCCCCCTACATAGCTGGCTTCCTGGCCTTTAGAGAGACCCCGTTCCTCCTGGAGGCTCTGCAGCGGCTAGAGAGGAACCAGCCCACACTTATGCCTCAG GTGGTGTTTGTGGATGGCAACGGCCTCTTCCACTACAGAG AGTTTGGCCTGGCATGTCATCTTGGTGTTCTGTCAGCGCTGCCGTGTGTGGGCGTGGCCAAGAACCTGCTGCAGGTGCAGGGTGTCTACAAGAGCGAGGAGCATCAGTCACAG ATTGCTGCTCTGCAGAAAGGAGGAGACTGCTTCCCACTCACTGCCGCCTCAGGCAAAGTGCTCGGAAAG GCATTAAGGAGCTCTGACAAGAGCTCAAAGCCGGTATATGTGTCAGTCGGACACAAAATCAGTCTAGACACAGCTGTTCGCCTCACACACTCCTGCTGCCACTACAGAGTCCCTGAGCCCATCagacag TACACAGCAAACCAACTGAAAGAAAATCTGTCCTGGAGAAAAGACAGAGTAAGAAACAAAGGCATCGGTGATCAAATGAACCAAAAGCTGAACTCATCAGCTGCGAGGCAGAGCGCAGTGTTGTTTGGGAGGGAGAACGCTGCTCATCACTTGTGTAACAGCATCCTGCTGTGA
- the LOC137124253 gene encoding endonuclease V-like isoform X1 — protein MSAPPPEELMKQWESEQAHLRQQVVEEDTEDWQKDPHFSGLERVGGVDLSFIKGDDVNACAQLVVLSYPDLEVLYEDSQMVTLTAPYIAGFLAFRETPFLLEALQRLERNQPTLMPQVVFVDGNGLFHYREFGLACHLGVLSALPCVGVAKNLLQVQGVYKSEEHQSQIAALQKGGDCFPLTAASGKVLGKALRSSDKSSKPVYVSVGHKISLDTAVRLTHSCCHYRVPEPIRQYTANQLKENLSWRKDRVRNKGIGDQMNQKLNSSAARQSAVLFGRENAAHHLCNSILL, from the exons ATGTCTGCTCCTCCCCCTGAAGAGCTGATGAAGCAGTGGGAAAG TGAACAGGCCCACTTGAGACAGCAGGTAGTGGAGGAGGACACAGAAGACTGGCAGAAGGACCCACACTTCTCCGGTCTGGAAAGAGTCGGAGGAGTGGACCTCTCCTTCATAAAAGGGGATGACGTCAATGCCTGCGCCCAGCTTGTGGTTCTCAGCTACCCGGACCTGGAG GTGCTGTATGAGGACAGTCAGATGGTGACCCTGACGGCCCCCTACATAGCTGGCTTCCTGGCCTTTAGAGAGACCCCGTTCCTCCTGGAGGCTCTGCAGCGGCTAGAGAGGAACCAGCCCACACTTATGCCTCAG GTGGTGTTTGTGGATGGCAACGGCCTCTTCCACTACAGAG AGTTTGGCCTGGCATGTCATCTTGGTGTTCTGTCAGCGCTGCCGTGTGTGGGCGTGGCCAAGAACCTGCTGCAGGTGCAGGGTGTCTACAAGAGCGAGGAGCATCAGTCACAG ATTGCTGCTCTGCAGAAAGGAGGAGACTGCTTCCCACTCACTGCCGCCTCAGGCAAAGTGCTCGGAAAG GCATTAAGGAGCTCTGACAAGAGCTCAAAGCCGGTATATGTGTCAGTCGGACACAAAATCAGTCTAGACACAGCTGTTCGCCTCACACACTCCTGCTGCCACTACAGAGTCCCTGAGCCCATCagacag TACACAGCAAACCAACTGAAAGAAAATCTGTCCTGGAGAAAAGACAGAGTAAGAAACAAAGGCATCGGTGATCAAATGAACCAAAAGCTGAACTCATCAGCTGCGAGGCAGAGCGCAGTGTTGTTTGGGAGGGAGAACGCTGCTCATCACTTGTGTAACAGCATCCTGCTGTGA
- the si:dkey-237i9.1 gene encoding SEC14-like protein 1 isoform X1: protein MVQKYQSPVRVYKHPFELVMAAYERRFPTCHLIPMFVASDVVDEETSEDGSTNRIERRCALDVDAPRLLKRIAGVDYVYFIQKNTLNRKERTLHIESHNETFSNRVIIHETCCYSVHPENEDWTCFEQIASLDIKSFFGFESTVEKIAMKQYASSINKGKEIIEYYLKELEDEGITHVPRWAPSTMSLPPPGPTIACTSPPDISNLAVIPAISVPPANDTKESTSQDPKLDSSALLADSLTEILAGTPEDKLDADYIKRYLGDLTPLQESCLIRLRKWLQETHKGKIPKDEHILRFLRARDFNMDRAREILCQSLTWRKQHQVDYLLETWSSPQVLQDYYTGGWHHHDRDGRPLYILRLGQMDTKGLVRALGEEALLRHVLSINEEGLRRCEENTKVFGRPISCWTCLVDLEGLNMRHLWRPGVKALLRIIEVVEANYPETLGRLLILRAPRVFPVLWTLVSPFIDENTRKKFLIYAGNDYQGPGGLVDYIDKEIIPDFLGGECMCEVPEGGLVPKSMYRTPEEMENEDVRLWTETIYQSASIFKGAPHELLIEIIDASSVITWDFDVCKGDIVFNIYHSKRAPQLPRKDPLGAHGITSPGGNNVQLIDKSWTLGQDYSMVESPLICKEGESVQGSHITRWPGFYILQWKFHNMPACSATNLPRVDDVLATLQVSSHKCKVMYYTEVLGSEDFRTACCDVQSLGSMTSLESSHSGFSQLSAATTSSSQSQSSSMISR from the exons GCCTATGAGCGCCGTTTCCCCACCTGCCACCTCATACCCATGTTTGTGGCGAGCGACGTAGTAGATGAGGAAACCAGCGAAGATGGATCCACAAACAGGATTGAGCGCCGCTGTGCCCTAGATGTTGATGCCCCACGGCTGCTCAAGAGG ATTGCCGGTGTCGACTATGTCTACTTCATCCAGAAAAACACCCTAAACCGGAAGGAAAGGACGCTGCACATTGAGTCTCACAATGAGACCTTCTCCAACAGGGTTATCATCCATGAGACCTGCTGCTATTCG GTTCACCCAGAGAATGAGGACTGGACATGTTTTGAGCAGATTGCCAGTCTGGACATCAAGTCCTTCTTTGGCTTTGAGAGCACTGTGGAAAAGATTGCTATGAAGCAGTATGCCAGCAGTATCAATAAG GGAAAAGAAATCATTGAGTACTACCTGAAGGAGCTGGAAGACGAAGGCATCACCCATGTGCCCCGCTGGGCTCCCTCCACCATGTCCCTGCCTCCACCCGGGCCAACCATCGCCTGCACCAGCCCACCTGACATCTCTAATCTTGCAGTCATACCTGCTATTTCTGTTCCACCGGCCAACGACACCAAGGAAAGCACCTCTCAAGACCCTAAACTGGACAGCAGCGCGCTTCTTGCAGACAGCTTAACTGAGATCCTAGCTGGTACACCTGAAG ACAAGCTGGATGCAGACTATATTAAACGTTACCTCGGTGACCTCACCCCTCTGCAGGAGAGCTGTTTGATCAGGCTTCGCAAATGGCTGCAGGAGACACATAAGGGAAAG ATACCTAAAGATGAGCACATCCTGCGTTTCTTGCGGGCAAGGGACTTTAACATGGACAGAGCGCGGGAGATTCTCTGCCAGTCCCTTACCTGGAGGAAGCAGCACCAGGTCGACTACCTGCTGGAGACCTGGAGCTCACCACAAGTCCTTCAAGACTACTACACTGGGGGCTGGCACCACCACGACAGAG ATGGTCGTCCTTTGTACATCCTGAGGCTGGGCCAGATGGACACTAAAGGACTAGTCCGTGCTCTCGGAGAGGAGGCTCTGCTCAGACAC GTGCTGTCTATTAACGAGGAGGGTTTGAGACGCTGTGAGGAGAACACCAAGGTGTTTGGCCGACCCATCAG CTGTTGGACATGTCTGGTAGATCTGGAGGGGCTGAACATGCGTCACTTGTGGCGACCAGGAGTCAAGGCGCTGCTGAGGATCATTGAGGTAGTGGAGGCCAACTACCCCGAGACTCTGGGACGGCTGCTTATCTTGAGAGCTCCCAGAGTCTTTCCTGTGCTGTGGACACTG GTGAGTCCATTCATTGATGAAAACACCCGAAAGAAGTTCCTGATCTATGCAGGCAATGACTACCAGGGTCCAGGAGGGCTGGTGGACTACATCGACAAAGAGATCATCCCTGACTTCCTGGGAGGAGAGTGTATG TGTGAGGTACCAGAGGGTGGCTTGGTTCCCAAATCAATGTACCGCACTCCCGAGGAGATGGAGAACGAGGATGTCCGTCTGTGGACTGAGACAATCTACCAGAGTGCCAGCATCTTTAAGGGAGCACCACATGAG CTTCTGATAGAAATCATAGACGCCTCCTCTGTGATAACCTGGGACTTCGACGTGTGCAAAGGAGACATTGTTTTCAACATCTACCACTCAAAGAGGGCCCCCCAGCTGCCACGTAAAGACCCTCTCGGAGCCCACGGCATTACCTCCCCAGGTGGTAACAATGTCCAGCTCATCGACAAGTCGTGGACACTGGGACAGGATTACAGCATGGTGGAGTCCCCACTCATCTGCAAGGAGGGGGAGAGTGTACAG GGCTCCCATATAACACGGTGGCCAGGTTTCTACATCCTCCAGTGGAAGTTCCACAACATGCCGGCCTGCTCGGCCACAAACCTGCCCCGAGTGGACGATGTGTTGGCCACCCTGCAGGTCTCCTCGCACAAGTGTAAAGTCATGTACTACACTGAGGTGTTGGGCTCTGAGGACTTCAG AACGGCTTGCTGTGATGTGCAGAGTTT GGGCTCGATGACCAGTCTGGAATCGAGCCACAGCGGATTCTCTCAGCTCAGCGCTGCCACAACCTCCTCTAGCCAATCCCAGTCCAGCTCGATGATCTCCAGGTAG
- the si:dkey-237i9.1 gene encoding SEC14-like protein 1 isoform X2 — translation MVQKYQSPVRVYKHPFELVMAAYERRFPTCHLIPMFVASDVVDEETSEDGSTNRIERRCALDVDAPRLLKRIAGVDYVYFIQKNTLNRKERTLHIESHNETFSNRVIIHETCCYSVHPENEDWTCFEQIASLDIKSFFGFESTVEKIAMKQYASSINKGKEIIEYYLKELEDEGITHVPRWAPSTMSLPPPGPTIACTSPPDISNLAVIPAISVPPANDTKESTSQDPKLDSSALLADSLTEILAGTPEDKLDADYIKRYLGDLTPLQESCLIRLRKWLQETHKGKIPKDEHILRFLRARDFNMDRAREILCQSLTWRKQHQVDYLLETWSSPQVLQDYYTGGWHHHDRDGRPLYILRLGQMDTKGLVRALGEEALLRHVLSINEEGLRRCEENTKVFGRPISCWTCLVDLEGLNMRHLWRPGVKALLRIIEVVEANYPETLGRLLILRAPRVFPVLWTLVSPFIDENTRKKFLIYAGNDYQGPGGLVDYIDKEIIPDFLGGECMCEVPEGGLVPKSMYRTPEEMENEDVRLWTETIYQSASIFKGAPHELLIEIIDASSVITWDFDVCKGDIVFNIYHSKRAPQLPRKDPLGAHGITSPGGNNVQLIDKSWTLGQDYSMVESPLICKEGESVQGSHITRWPGFYILQWKFHNMPACSATNLPRVDDVLATLQVSSHKCKVMYYTEVLGSEDFRGSMTSLESSHSGFSQLSAATTSSSQSQSSSMISR, via the exons GCCTATGAGCGCCGTTTCCCCACCTGCCACCTCATACCCATGTTTGTGGCGAGCGACGTAGTAGATGAGGAAACCAGCGAAGATGGATCCACAAACAGGATTGAGCGCCGCTGTGCCCTAGATGTTGATGCCCCACGGCTGCTCAAGAGG ATTGCCGGTGTCGACTATGTCTACTTCATCCAGAAAAACACCCTAAACCGGAAGGAAAGGACGCTGCACATTGAGTCTCACAATGAGACCTTCTCCAACAGGGTTATCATCCATGAGACCTGCTGCTATTCG GTTCACCCAGAGAATGAGGACTGGACATGTTTTGAGCAGATTGCCAGTCTGGACATCAAGTCCTTCTTTGGCTTTGAGAGCACTGTGGAAAAGATTGCTATGAAGCAGTATGCCAGCAGTATCAATAAG GGAAAAGAAATCATTGAGTACTACCTGAAGGAGCTGGAAGACGAAGGCATCACCCATGTGCCCCGCTGGGCTCCCTCCACCATGTCCCTGCCTCCACCCGGGCCAACCATCGCCTGCACCAGCCCACCTGACATCTCTAATCTTGCAGTCATACCTGCTATTTCTGTTCCACCGGCCAACGACACCAAGGAAAGCACCTCTCAAGACCCTAAACTGGACAGCAGCGCGCTTCTTGCAGACAGCTTAACTGAGATCCTAGCTGGTACACCTGAAG ACAAGCTGGATGCAGACTATATTAAACGTTACCTCGGTGACCTCACCCCTCTGCAGGAGAGCTGTTTGATCAGGCTTCGCAAATGGCTGCAGGAGACACATAAGGGAAAG ATACCTAAAGATGAGCACATCCTGCGTTTCTTGCGGGCAAGGGACTTTAACATGGACAGAGCGCGGGAGATTCTCTGCCAGTCCCTTACCTGGAGGAAGCAGCACCAGGTCGACTACCTGCTGGAGACCTGGAGCTCACCACAAGTCCTTCAAGACTACTACACTGGGGGCTGGCACCACCACGACAGAG ATGGTCGTCCTTTGTACATCCTGAGGCTGGGCCAGATGGACACTAAAGGACTAGTCCGTGCTCTCGGAGAGGAGGCTCTGCTCAGACAC GTGCTGTCTATTAACGAGGAGGGTTTGAGACGCTGTGAGGAGAACACCAAGGTGTTTGGCCGACCCATCAG CTGTTGGACATGTCTGGTAGATCTGGAGGGGCTGAACATGCGTCACTTGTGGCGACCAGGAGTCAAGGCGCTGCTGAGGATCATTGAGGTAGTGGAGGCCAACTACCCCGAGACTCTGGGACGGCTGCTTATCTTGAGAGCTCCCAGAGTCTTTCCTGTGCTGTGGACACTG GTGAGTCCATTCATTGATGAAAACACCCGAAAGAAGTTCCTGATCTATGCAGGCAATGACTACCAGGGTCCAGGAGGGCTGGTGGACTACATCGACAAAGAGATCATCCCTGACTTCCTGGGAGGAGAGTGTATG TGTGAGGTACCAGAGGGTGGCTTGGTTCCCAAATCAATGTACCGCACTCCCGAGGAGATGGAGAACGAGGATGTCCGTCTGTGGACTGAGACAATCTACCAGAGTGCCAGCATCTTTAAGGGAGCACCACATGAG CTTCTGATAGAAATCATAGACGCCTCCTCTGTGATAACCTGGGACTTCGACGTGTGCAAAGGAGACATTGTTTTCAACATCTACCACTCAAAGAGGGCCCCCCAGCTGCCACGTAAAGACCCTCTCGGAGCCCACGGCATTACCTCCCCAGGTGGTAACAATGTCCAGCTCATCGACAAGTCGTGGACACTGGGACAGGATTACAGCATGGTGGAGTCCCCACTCATCTGCAAGGAGGGGGAGAGTGTACAG GGCTCCCATATAACACGGTGGCCAGGTTTCTACATCCTCCAGTGGAAGTTCCACAACATGCCGGCCTGCTCGGCCACAAACCTGCCCCGAGTGGACGATGTGTTGGCCACCCTGCAGGTCTCCTCGCACAAGTGTAAAGTCATGTACTACACTGAGGTGTTGGGCTCTGAGGACTTCAG GGGCTCGATGACCAGTCTGGAATCGAGCCACAGCGGATTCTCTCAGCTCAGCGCTGCCACAACCTCCTCTAGCCAATCCCAGTCCAGCTCGATGATCTCCAGGTAG
- the LOC137124253 gene encoding endonuclease V-like isoform X2 has product MSAPPPEELMKQWESEQAHLRQQVVEEDTEDWQKDPHFSGLERVGGVDLSFIKGDDVNACAQLVVLSYPDLEVLYEDSQMVTLTAPYIAGFLAFRETPFLLEALQRLERNQPTLMPQVVFVDGNGLFHYREFGLACHLGVLSALPCVGVAKNLLQVQGVYKSEEHQSQIAALQKGGDCFPLTAASGKVLGKALRSSDKSSKPVYVSVGHKISLDTAVRLTHSCCHYRVPEPIRQADYHSREYLRKHFPAADTRIKE; this is encoded by the exons ATGTCTGCTCCTCCCCCTGAAGAGCTGATGAAGCAGTGGGAAAG TGAACAGGCCCACTTGAGACAGCAGGTAGTGGAGGAGGACACAGAAGACTGGCAGAAGGACCCACACTTCTCCGGTCTGGAAAGAGTCGGAGGAGTGGACCTCTCCTTCATAAAAGGGGATGACGTCAATGCCTGCGCCCAGCTTGTGGTTCTCAGCTACCCGGACCTGGAG GTGCTGTATGAGGACAGTCAGATGGTGACCCTGACGGCCCCCTACATAGCTGGCTTCCTGGCCTTTAGAGAGACCCCGTTCCTCCTGGAGGCTCTGCAGCGGCTAGAGAGGAACCAGCCCACACTTATGCCTCAG GTGGTGTTTGTGGATGGCAACGGCCTCTTCCACTACAGAG AGTTTGGCCTGGCATGTCATCTTGGTGTTCTGTCAGCGCTGCCGTGTGTGGGCGTGGCCAAGAACCTGCTGCAGGTGCAGGGTGTCTACAAGAGCGAGGAGCATCAGTCACAG ATTGCTGCTCTGCAGAAAGGAGGAGACTGCTTCCCACTCACTGCCGCCTCAGGCAAAGTGCTCGGAAAG GCATTAAGGAGCTCTGACAAGAGCTCAAAGCCGGTATATGTGTCAGTCGGACACAAAATCAGTCTAGACACAGCTGTTCGCCTCACACACTCCTGCTGCCACTACAGAGTCCCTGAGCCCATCagacag